One Myxococcales bacterium genomic region harbors:
- a CDS encoding RidA family protein, whose protein sequence is MSPASPHTRLRATRVAIGTNAPWEPIVGYSRAVRVGPFVAITGTTALDADGKLVGEGDPALQARTCLTNVLTALERVGATRADVVRTRIYVTDIAAWEAIGREHGAVFGDVRPATTMVEVSALIDPRMLVEIEADAICAEAP, encoded by the coding sequence ATGAGCCCTGCCTCGCCGCACACGCGGCTCCGCGCCACACGCGTCGCGATCGGCACGAACGCCCCTTGGGAGCCCATCGTCGGGTACTCGCGCGCGGTCCGTGTAGGCCCCTTCGTGGCCATCACGGGCACGACCGCGCTCGACGCCGACGGCAAGCTCGTGGGCGAAGGGGACCCAGCGCTCCAGGCGCGCACGTGCCTCACCAACGTGCTCACGGCTCTCGAGCGGGTCGGCGCGACCCGGGCCGACGTCGTCCGCACGCGCATCTACGTGACCGACATCGCGGCGTGGGAGGCCATCGGCCGGGAGCATGGAGCCGTCTTCGGCGACGTACGCCCCGCGACGACCATGGTCGAGGTGAGCGCCCTCATCGACCCCCGCATGCTCGTCGAGATCGAGGCCGACGCGATCTGCGCGGAGGCGCCATGA
- a CDS encoding chemotaxis protein CheW has product MVRTPPEASRVVQAFLPTEGVLSVVRMPRVSPVAGARPPMLGVAQVDGAVLPVLAPFGEPRPTSALPGMRESHARVLVVCLHAGERVGVAGIEVVSVGHFDGDVGSVRFDGDTVPDLDLPGLVSELHARPWAGRVRA; this is encoded by the coding sequence GTGGTTCGCACCCCTCCCGAGGCCTCGCGGGTCGTGCAGGCGTTCCTGCCCACCGAAGGGGTGCTCTCGGTCGTGCGCATGCCGCGTGTGTCGCCTGTGGCCGGCGCGAGGCCTCCGATGCTCGGGGTCGCTCAGGTCGACGGGGCCGTGCTGCCGGTGTTGGCGCCGTTCGGCGAGCCTCGGCCCACCTCGGCGCTCCCGGGCATGCGCGAGTCGCACGCGCGTGTGCTCGTCGTGTGTTTGCACGCCGGGGAGCGCGTGGGGGTGGCGGGGATCGAGGTCGTCTCCGTGGGCCATTTCGACGGTGACGTGGGCAGCGTCCGGTTCGACGGCGACACCGTGCCCGACCTCGACCTACCGGGCCTCGTGTCGGAGCTCCACGCGAGGCCGTGGGCGGGGCGCGTCCGCGCGTGA
- a CDS encoding PrsW family intramembrane metalloprotease encodes MKKADPERSRKIAGIVLYVLGMLIGGVLLFAMFLIPPLFSKDPGLEYYAMGTGAVLALPPLVIYLWVPWVVDRYDPEPVWALTMCLLWGGIAACGFSALINTVVGGIAAGIAGPEAGDVVGACISAPVVEEFAKALAVFGVFYFARREFDGIVDGIVYATFAALGFAAIENIIYYGRAAKAELAMGHDGALAATFVIRGVLAPWGHPLYTSMTGIGFGIARETEKGWVKWFAPFAGYCGAVFLHCVWNTSATLSNMLPLLMLPLWFLFVIAFFGLLLWLVMRKGKIIRSNLEDEVLLGNLTPQELLLVTSPIAHIKATFSWGGAPGRRFVDAAARLALSKWHTGRATRARKATISADFVVPLRQDLAKYRGEMSQSLRRQLPQPQPWSPNQGPFRRP; translated from the coding sequence ATGAAAAAAGCGGACCCGGAGCGCTCGCGAAAGATCGCGGGCATCGTGCTCTACGTGCTCGGCATGCTCATCGGCGGGGTGTTGCTCTTCGCCATGTTCCTGATCCCGCCGCTCTTCTCGAAGGACCCGGGCCTCGAGTACTACGCGATGGGGACGGGCGCCGTGCTCGCGCTGCCGCCGCTCGTCATCTACTTGTGGGTCCCGTGGGTGGTCGACCGGTACGACCCCGAGCCGGTGTGGGCGCTCACGATGTGCCTTTTGTGGGGTGGCATCGCGGCGTGCGGCTTCTCGGCGTTGATCAACACGGTCGTCGGAGGCATCGCCGCCGGTATCGCGGGGCCCGAGGCCGGGGACGTGGTCGGCGCGTGCATCAGCGCGCCCGTCGTCGAAGAGTTCGCCAAGGCGCTCGCGGTGTTCGGCGTGTTCTATTTCGCCCGGCGTGAGTTCGACGGCATCGTCGACGGCATCGTGTACGCCACGTTCGCCGCGCTCGGGTTCGCCGCGATCGAGAACATCATCTACTATGGGCGCGCCGCGAAGGCCGAGCTCGCCATGGGCCACGACGGCGCGCTCGCCGCCACGTTCGTCATTCGTGGTGTGCTCGCCCCGTGGGGCCACCCGCTCTACACGTCGATGACGGGCATCGGCTTCGGCATCGCGCGCGAGACCGAGAAGGGCTGGGTGAAGTGGTTCGCGCCCTTCGCCGGCTACTGCGGGGCGGTGTTCCTGCACTGCGTGTGGAACACGTCGGCCACGCTGTCGAACATGCTCCCGCTCTTGATGTTGCCCTTGTGGTTCCTCTTCGTCATCGCGTTCTTTGGCCTTCTTTTGTGGCTCGTGATGCGAAAGGGGAAGATCATCCGCTCGAACTTGGAGGACGAGGTCTTGCTCGGCAACCTCACGCCGCAGGAGCTCTTGCTCGTGACGTCCCCCATCGCGCACATCAAGGCCACGTTCTCGTGGGGCGGCGCACCGGGCCGGCGTTTCGTGGACGCGGCGGCTCGCCTCGCGCTCTCGAAATGGCACACCGGCCGCGCCACCCGCGCGCGCAAGGCGACCATCAGCGCCGACTTCGTCGTCCCGCTCCGGCAAGACCTCGCGAAGTACCGTGGCGAGATGTCCCAGTCGCTGCGTCGGCAGCTCCCCCAGCCGCAGCCGTGGAGCCCGAACCAAGGGCCCTTCCGCCGTCCGTAG
- the rimI gene encoding ribosomal protein S18-alanine N-acetyltransferase, whose protein sequence is MNVALATPADVDAAARILHDARLFSGDLAACVASLHDDLARPIARVTVAKVPTGEVVGVLVAWAVADEVTLMDVAVAPSARRRGAGRALVEELLVFARERDARLVVLEVRKGNVAAIALYERLGFEAIGVRRGYYDDGEDAVDMHAHVQAADANLAK, encoded by the coding sequence GTGAACGTCGCGCTCGCGACGCCCGCCGATGTGGACGCGGCCGCGCGGATATTGCACGACGCGCGGCTCTTCTCGGGAGATCTCGCCGCGTGCGTCGCGAGCCTCCACGACGATCTCGCGCGGCCGATCGCGCGTGTCACGGTGGCGAAGGTGCCGACCGGAGAGGTCGTCGGCGTGCTCGTCGCGTGGGCCGTGGCCGACGAGGTTACCCTGATGGACGTCGCGGTCGCGCCCTCGGCGAGGCGCCGTGGGGCCGGTCGCGCCCTCGTCGAAGAGCTGCTCGTATTCGCCCGCGAGAGGGACGCGCGTCTCGTCGTCCTCGAGGTGCGGAAGGGCAACGTCGCGGCCATCGCGCTCTACGAGCGCCTCGGCTTCGAGGCGATCGGGGTTCGCCGCGGCTACTACGACGACGGCGAGGACGCGGTCGACATGCACGCCCACGTGCAGGCTGCCGATGCCAACCTTGCGAAATGA
- a CDS encoding Hpt domain-containing protein, whose protein sequence is MTTSDPELLRLLVIELERHALSLEGTPTPEETRRAIHAMKGAAGLAGEAELAGALQRLERRHARGDASARAEAASLVRRATSRLREGKAALESPWPVPPMDLEPGEVPSDIRAEYMLSMKERLEQLDLSLRDDDTAAAAESIYRHLHTMKGLRAPSETRSRRGSATASKAA, encoded by the coding sequence GTGACGACGAGCGACCCGGAGCTCCTGCGGCTCTTGGTCATCGAGCTCGAGCGTCACGCGCTCTCGCTCGAGGGCACCCCTACGCCCGAAGAGACCCGGCGCGCGATCCACGCCATGAAAGGGGCTGCCGGTCTCGCCGGAGAGGCCGAGCTCGCGGGGGCGCTCCAGAGGCTCGAGCGGCGTCATGCGCGGGGAGACGCTTCGGCACGGGCCGAGGCCGCGTCCCTCGTCCGTCGGGCCACCTCGAGGCTCCGCGAAGGCAAAGCGGCGCTCGAGTCCCCCTGGCCCGTGCCCCCCATGGATCTCGAGCCCGGAGAGGTGCCGAGCGATATTCGTGCAGAGTACATGCTCAGCATGAAAGAGCGGCTCGAGCAGCTCGATCTCTCGCTCCGCGACGACGACACGGCGGCCGCGGCCGAGAGCATCTACCGCCACCTCCACACCATGAAGGGGCTGCGAGCGCCGTCGGAGACGAGGTCACGACGTGGTTCTGCCACGGCCTCGAAGGCCGCATGA